DNA from Algisphaera agarilytica:
TTCAAACGCCAGGTGGTTTAGCTGAGCCCACAGGCCCGACGCCTGCAACGCCGACACGATCGCCCGCAACCGATCGGGCCGTTCGGGGTGGCCCGGCCCGGTGTCGTGTTCGAGGAAACGATCGTCGTAGATCAGGCCCGTGGTCATACCCGGTCAGGCTAACGCAAAATAACTCACGCCGCGACGATGGTAACGTCGTCGTCCAGCCCATCGTGACGGGCGGGGACCGCGGGGTTATTCAGCGTGTATTGCGCCAACGGCTTCTCACCGAAGCGGTGGCCTTTAAGGTTGTATTTCACCGGCCAGACGCTGAGCTCACCGCCATCGATGACCACGGCCCGCGGGTTGCGTGGCGTCTGGTAGGCACCGGTGTTGATGATGTAGCGCCCGCCATCGGGGACCACCACGTCGTTGCCGATGGTCAGGGGTTTGTCGTCGTGCCAGATACCCGCGCGGTGGATGTGGCCGAAGATGAAGAACCGCGACTCGGGGGCGAAGCGTCGGGCAAAGCCCATCGCCCGGCGGGGGATCGTGTACCAGTAGTACAACGCCTTGGCGACCTTGACGCCCTGCGACGACCGCCGATTGACCTTCCGGCCGAGCCCGAAGCGTTCGAGCCCGCGACGCAACGCGTTAGCGTCTTCATGTGAATGCGGCTGGGTCACGAAGTGGTCCCACTGCACCACCGAGGCGTGCTGACACGCGGCGAGCTGGTGGTCGATGTCCCGGGCCTTCTCGGGGTCGAGCGAGAGCACCGCGTCGGCGTGCAGGGCCTGGAGGTGCTTGGCGTGGTCGGTCCAGGGCGAGATGGCCGGGTGCAGGATGTCGCCGTGGGTGACGAAGATTTCGCGGTTGGCCAGGCGGAGGTATCGCCGGTCGGTCAGCAGCGGGTCGTGGTTGCCGGAGATGAACGTGAGCTTGACGCCGTCCGCCTCGGCGAGGTCGATCAGCTCCAGGACCTGCCGTGCCGCGGGGCCGCGCAGTTTTTCGTCGGCGATCTCCGCGACGTCGCCGTTGAAGATCACCTCGCTGGTGCCCTCCCAGAGCGTGCGCAGCGCCGCCGCCGACCCCGCACCTCGGCCGGGGTTGGCCAAGTGGGTGTCCGACAGGATCACGATCCGTCCAGCGGGCGCACTCATCTCCCCTCCTATCGGGCAGGCCCGCAAGGCAAATAACCGGAACCTGCCGCTCCCCGATCCCGCGAACCGTTCGCGGGGTTCTCGCAGAATCGGCACGTCCGGAGGGGTTATCCTGTGTGCGGTGAAAAAGGCATCTCCCACCATCGAGCTCCGCTCCGAACGCATCGTGATGACCATCGAGCTGCTCATCGAGCGGATCGACTACCGCCTACCCGGCCGGGGCCTGGGCAACACCGCCCGCCTGCTACGGAGCCTCGCGGGGGAAGCGGTCAGCAAATCCGTCGACGTGCAGAAGCCCAACATGACGCT
Protein-coding regions in this window:
- a CDS encoding metallophosphoesterase family protein, with amino-acid sequence MSAPAGRIVILSDTHLANPGRGAGSAAALRTLWEGTSEVIFNGDVAEIADEKLRGPAARQVLELIDLAEADGVKLTFISGNHDPLLTDRRYLRLANREIFVTHGDILHPAISPWTDHAKHLQALHADAVLSLDPEKARDIDHQLAACQHASVVQWDHFVTQPHSHEDANALRRGLERFGLGRKVNRRSSQGVKVAKALYYWYTIPRRAMGFARRFAPESRFFIFGHIHRAGIWHDDKPLTIGNDVVVPDGGRYIINTGAYQTPRNPRAVVIDGGELSVWPVKYNLKGHRFGEKPLAQYTLNNPAVPARHDGLDDDVTIVAA